A window of the Bdellovibrio sp. ZAP7 genome harbors these coding sequences:
- a CDS encoding TIGR02147 family protein, which yields MIDLFQYTDYKEFLNDKLDELDNGGRGSRASLSRSIGCHTAYTAQVLRGDAHFSNEQAEGVNEFLGHTDEHGDYFLLLVQLGKSGSVNLKNRLLRQIRQFQKSRVVLKNRLKVEPHLSERSQSTYYSSWIYGAVHAAVSLKNCRTPERIASHLGISIKQCSDALDFLLTAGIIEMGRNNDFIIGKKQIHLGSDSPMIARHHINWRLKAIQSIEKDPTEGLHYSSVVSISKKDIETIKEILIQSIQKIKPIIKESPEEEVASLALDFFVI from the coding sequence ATGATCGATTTATTTCAATACACTGACTACAAAGAGTTTCTAAACGACAAGCTAGATGAATTGGATAATGGAGGCCGAGGAAGTAGAGCCTCTCTTTCTAGAAGCATCGGCTGCCACACGGCCTATACAGCCCAAGTTCTCCGAGGAGACGCCCATTTTAGCAATGAGCAAGCAGAGGGCGTTAACGAGTTTCTAGGACATACCGATGAGCATGGAGATTACTTCCTATTGCTTGTACAACTGGGCAAATCTGGATCGGTAAATCTTAAAAACAGGCTTTTAAGGCAAATTCGTCAATTTCAGAAGTCACGAGTGGTGCTCAAAAACCGATTAAAAGTTGAGCCTCATCTATCTGAGCGAAGCCAGTCCACATACTACAGCTCTTGGATTTATGGAGCAGTCCATGCTGCGGTTTCTTTAAAGAACTGTCGAACACCCGAGCGAATCGCCAGTCATTTAGGAATTAGTATTAAGCAATGTTCAGACGCACTGGACTTCTTGCTTACCGCCGGAATTATTGAAATGGGACGCAATAATGATTTTATCATCGGTAAAAAGCAGATTCATTTAGGATCAGACTCGCCAATGATTGCAAGACATCATATAAACTGGAGATTAAAAGCTATTCAGAGTATCGAAAAAGATCCCACGGAAGGTCTCCACTACTCCTCCGTCGTTTCAATTTCAAAAAAGGATATCGAAACAATCAAAGAGATCCTTATCCAGTCCATTCAAAAAATAAAACCCATAATCAAAGAATCCCCTGAAGAAGAGGTGGCATCATTGGCATTGGATTTTTTTGTAATTTAA
- a CDS encoding pyridoxal phosphate-dependent aminotransferase: MLQLSKRSQNLKTSPTLFLVAKAKELAAQGHDVISLTVGEPDWPTFEVPSKAGIEAIEKNITKYTAANGTIELRQTIAKKYKFEIDQAYSTKEITVASGAKFIIFAALQMLCSPGDEVIIGAPYWVSYPMMVELADGVPRIIECGEQENYKITPAQLESAINAKTKALLFCSPSNPTSLLYTADELKALAEVLRKHPQVAIISDDMYNRLVFDGGKVAPHILQVAPDLKDRTLAVNGGSKAYSMTGWRIGWAAGPEKLITAMADYQSQATGSPSSISQHAAMKAIEHCEADIEKVVTKLTARKNAGLAELRSVPGFKVSEPDGAFYFWVDIKSVLGKTYEDQLIRTSKDFCDILLDKFFVATVPGVECGLDGYMRLSFAVSEETMKRAVIRMKEFVSKLV; this comes from the coding sequence ATGTTGCAACTTTCAAAGCGCTCCCAAAATCTAAAGACTTCTCCAACCTTGTTTCTGGTTGCGAAAGCCAAGGAACTTGCGGCTCAGGGGCACGATGTGATTTCTCTGACAGTGGGGGAGCCGGATTGGCCGACTTTTGAAGTTCCCAGCAAAGCCGGGATCGAAGCTATTGAAAAAAACATAACCAAGTACACGGCTGCCAATGGCACCATCGAATTGCGCCAGACGATCGCAAAAAAATATAAATTTGAGATTGATCAAGCCTACTCCACCAAAGAAATTACGGTGGCTTCGGGCGCAAAGTTTATTATCTTTGCGGCACTTCAAATGCTTTGCTCTCCGGGTGACGAGGTTATCATCGGCGCACCTTACTGGGTCAGTTACCCGATGATGGTGGAGCTGGCAGACGGCGTGCCCCGCATTATCGAGTGTGGGGAGCAAGAAAATTACAAAATCACTCCGGCGCAACTTGAAAGCGCAATCAATGCTAAAACCAAAGCGTTGCTGTTTTGCTCTCCAAGCAATCCCACAAGCTTGCTATATACCGCGGATGAATTGAAAGCCCTGGCAGAAGTTCTTAGAAAGCATCCCCAGGTCGCAATCATTTCTGATGATATGTACAACCGCTTGGTTTTCGACGGTGGCAAAGTCGCTCCGCACATTCTGCAAGTGGCTCCAGATCTGAAGGATCGCACGTTGGCTGTCAATGGGGGCTCTAAGGCCTATTCCATGACCGGCTGGAGAATTGGGTGGGCCGCAGGTCCCGAGAAACTGATTACTGCCATGGCGGACTATCAAAGCCAGGCGACGGGTTCACCTTCAAGTATCTCTCAACACGCGGCTATGAAGGCTATAGAGCACTGTGAAGCCGATATTGAAAAAGTGGTCACGAAACTAACAGCGCGTAAAAATGCGGGCCTTGCAGAGTTGCGATCTGTTCCAGGATTCAAAGTTTCTGAACCGGATGGCGCTTTCTATTTCTGGGTCGATATTAAATCTGTTCTGGGTAAAACCTATGAAGACCAGCTGATCCGCACATCAAAAGATTTCTGCGATATTTTGCTGGATAAATTCTTTGTCGCCACCGTTCCGGGCGTGGAATGCGGCCTGGATGGCTATATGCGCTTAAGCTTCGCCGTTTCCGAAGAAACAATGAAGCGCGCTGTGATTCGCATGAAAGAGTTTGTTTCTAAACTGGTTTAG
- the rsmD gene encoding 16S rRNA (guanine(966)-N(2))-methyltransferase RsmD — MRIIAGKYRGHQLVAFKADHIRPTTDRVKETLFNKLQFQIEGANVADLFCGTGNLGIEALSRDARFCTFVEKNPKSLAIARQNFEKLKVPASNYKVVSMDVLAFLKSYAGEPFDIIFADPPFTEKMAHSVVEAASTSAAFGTNTVMAIESQAKERMEDRYGQLVRFSKKDYGDKILSMFCHESAMEQDSAEGESSGE, encoded by the coding sequence ATGAGAATTATTGCGGGTAAGTATCGTGGGCACCAACTGGTGGCATTCAAGGCGGATCATATTCGTCCGACCACGGATCGCGTAAAAGAAACGTTGTTCAATAAACTTCAGTTTCAAATTGAAGGCGCCAATGTCGCCGACCTTTTTTGTGGAACAGGTAACTTAGGGATTGAAGCCCTTTCTCGTGATGCCCGTTTTTGTACCTTTGTAGAAAAAAATCCTAAATCGTTAGCAATTGCTCGCCAAAACTTTGAAAAACTTAAAGTTCCAGCCAGCAATTACAAAGTGGTCAGCATGGACGTTCTTGCGTTTTTAAAATCATACGCAGGAGAGCCTTTTGATATTATTTTTGCAGATCCTCCATTTACGGAAAAGATGGCCCATTCCGTTGTTGAGGCAGCCAGCACAAGTGCGGCGTTTGGCACTAACACCGTGATGGCGATTGAATCTCAAGCCAAAGAACGTATGGAAGATCGTTATGGTCAGTTGGTGCGCTTTAGCAAGAAGGACTACGGAGATAAAATTCTAAGCATGTTCTGTCACGAAAGCGCGATGGAACAAGACTCCGCAGAAGGGGAATCCAGTGGCGAGTAA
- a CDS encoding ATP-binding protein yields the protein MGTSTDQISNPNKIDPILWVGNVSPIRLPQFFPFQKREVEIVLRASFQEARSLLQNQKFSSILVQDEGGAEAFELLVQARHLQPMAPRFYISNELNEEKVRKGINQAQVYRFIRWPLAEREIWQQLEDALEKHSTYLSRSLLLKESSSQNKELEALTHSLEGLVDERTQFIEMSHKEETDKLNRERNLVRLIKDLANQNSFEDVLGIIRKELRKFHKIGDPILVYRTDNAKTHFISFQLGTMTQSESSTHFEFPKNAQVPSADLIRHLANHFGRPFAKTYVVPLELRLTNHLMGGNGEAILCVENSLNDKEMPPFVEFMTDRMRPLGMTLDRVLLDSQLSAFSYRWEKTFDGMRDPIAIMDMDHSVIRANKKFSDRFPDKRQAIEGSPAAQALADGQSHVGQIQVDNRIYQVHSYPVVLDNGGKATNVVNQYVDITQSRELYLRMLQNEKMGAIGMLAGNIAHELNNPLTGLRSLTQVLLQEADKKTNLYSDLVEIEKAAARSQRIIKNLLDFSKGEDQPAEDISVDEIVERTLPMLKSALRTHRLEVTLQTVDKTVHVEPHLIQQVVFNLVNNACQAMKDPGRLKLNSYHSGNQVVLEIEDTGPGVPEDIQKRIFEPFFTTKKEGHGTGLGLSMSKSVIEKFGGSITLNSVQPNGARFVITLPCK from the coding sequence ATGGGGACATCAACGGATCAAATTTCAAATCCGAACAAGATAGATCCAATCCTGTGGGTTGGAAACGTATCGCCAATTAGGCTGCCGCAATTCTTTCCGTTTCAAAAACGGGAAGTCGAGATCGTCTTACGGGCTTCTTTTCAGGAAGCCCGTTCGCTTTTGCAAAATCAGAAATTTTCCTCGATCTTAGTCCAGGACGAAGGGGGCGCGGAGGCTTTTGAACTTTTGGTTCAAGCACGCCACCTGCAACCCATGGCGCCGCGCTTTTATATTTCTAACGAATTAAATGAGGAAAAAGTTCGTAAGGGTATCAATCAAGCTCAAGTCTATAGATTTATCCGCTGGCCATTGGCGGAACGAGAAATCTGGCAGCAGCTTGAAGATGCTCTGGAAAAACACTCCACTTATCTTTCGCGATCTCTTTTGTTAAAGGAATCGTCTTCGCAAAATAAAGAACTGGAAGCCTTGACGCATTCCTTGGAAGGCTTGGTTGACGAGCGCACGCAATTTATCGAAATGTCTCACAAAGAGGAAACCGATAAACTGAACCGTGAACGAAATCTGGTCCGTCTGATTAAAGATCTGGCGAATCAAAACTCGTTTGAAGATGTTCTGGGAATCATTCGTAAAGAGCTTCGTAAGTTTCATAAAATTGGGGACCCCATTCTGGTGTATCGCACCGACAACGCAAAGACTCACTTTATCAGTTTTCAGTTGGGGACGATGACTCAGTCCGAGTCCTCCACTCATTTTGAATTCCCCAAAAATGCGCAAGTGCCGTCAGCAGATTTGATTCGCCATCTGGCAAATCATTTTGGTCGTCCCTTTGCTAAAACCTATGTCGTTCCGTTGGAGCTGCGTTTGACCAACCATCTGATGGGTGGAAATGGTGAGGCGATTCTTTGTGTTGAAAACTCCTTGAACGATAAAGAGATGCCGCCTTTTGTGGAGTTCATGACCGATCGTATGCGCCCGTTGGGGATGACCTTGGACCGTGTTCTTTTGGACAGTCAGCTTTCTGCGTTTTCATATCGCTGGGAAAAAACCTTCGATGGCATGAGAGACCCTATCGCTATCATGGACATGGATCACAGTGTGATTCGCGCTAACAAAAAATTCTCGGATAGATTTCCTGACAAGCGCCAAGCGATTGAGGGGTCTCCCGCAGCGCAGGCTTTGGCTGATGGGCAGTCGCACGTAGGACAAATCCAGGTCGATAATCGCATTTACCAGGTTCACAGCTATCCCGTGGTCTTGGATAACGGTGGCAAGGCCACAAATGTTGTAAATCAATACGTAGACATCACTCAGTCCCGCGAACTTTACTTACGCATGTTGCAGAATGAAAAAATGGGAGCGATCGGGATGCTGGCCGGGAATATCGCTCATGAGTTGAATAACCCTCTGACGGGTCTGCGTTCATTGACGCAGGTTCTGCTGCAAGAGGCAGACAAAAAAACCAACCTCTATTCAGATTTGGTCGAGATCGAAAAAGCCGCGGCTCGTTCGCAGCGTATTATTAAAAACCTTTTGGATTTTTCTAAAGGAGAAGATCAACCCGCAGAGGATATTTCCGTCGACGAAATCGTCGAAAGAACTCTGCCGATGTTGAAATCCGCTCTGCGCACCCATCGCCTGGAAGTCACACTGCAAACTGTGGATAAAACTGTGCACGTTGAGCCACACTTGATTCAACAGGTGGTCTTCAACCTGGTTAATAACGCGTGTCAGGCGATGAAGGATCCAGGTCGTCTTAAACTCAACTCTTACCACTCGGGAAATCAGGTGGTTCTAGAAATTGAGGACACGGGGCCAGGCGTGCCAGAGGATATTCAAAAGCGCATTTTTGAGCCGTTCTTCACGACAAAAAAAGAAGGACATGGAACCGGTCTTGGGTTAAGTATGTCTAAGTCGGTCATCGAGAAATTTGGGGGCAGTATCACGCTCAATTCGGTGCAACCTAACGGTGCTCGTTTCGTGATTACTTTGCCATGTAAGTAA
- a CDS encoding glycosyltransferase family 9 protein, whose product MKILIQQLARLGDIYMSWPAIRAVRRMNPDAEIHFLTRPRFEGAVEGLTAIDKHLTLPSGHILMPLVNENANLEESLNRMEEFVEEVRAENYDQIINLTFSPFSSYLTHALTMPHTTVLGYTRFRDGFFCAADEVSAYFYAQVGIGKPNRVHVADIFASMIGTEYTEQDWEAPQLPELNFELPPLYLTVHVGASEKHKALTADAWGRGIDYFNRRYQGMPIVLIGAPNEVEIANEIVAAAPNAAITNLVGKTRMNELFTVLKRSELLIGCDSAPIHMASLTDTPTLNISIGNVNFWETGPKATLGLIYRVEEGQDVVPERIGEIIAQLLEGNADPELIMRTGGLASYAKVESAEKEFAWNLVQALYLGGQFPVAERIEIIEGAMKLDEINDFMMSQFALIHEKGVEAVAPFIDGGEDVIKSISRIVPELRPMIDWYHAEKIRVAPGTQEEIVAATLSVHERFKRHLRVYVPRDEKVTTVEAKDGTL is encoded by the coding sequence ATGAAAATTCTCATTCAGCAGCTCGCTAGATTAGGTGATATCTATATGTCTTGGCCGGCGATTCGCGCGGTTCGCCGCATGAATCCTGATGCCGAGATCCATTTTTTGACTCGTCCACGTTTTGAAGGTGCGGTTGAGGGTTTAACTGCTATCGATAAGCATCTGACCTTGCCAAGCGGACATATTCTGATGCCGTTGGTTAATGAAAATGCCAACTTAGAAGAATCACTGAATCGCATGGAAGAATTTGTCGAAGAAGTTCGTGCGGAAAACTACGATCAGATTATCAATCTGACGTTTTCACCGTTTTCGAGCTATTTGACTCACGCTTTGACGATGCCTCACACGACAGTGTTGGGATATACGCGCTTCAGAGACGGCTTTTTCTGCGCGGCAGATGAAGTCAGTGCTTATTTCTATGCGCAAGTTGGAATCGGTAAACCCAATCGCGTGCACGTGGCTGATATCTTTGCATCGATGATCGGTACCGAATATACCGAACAAGACTGGGAAGCGCCGCAATTGCCGGAATTGAATTTTGAGTTGCCCCCGTTGTATTTAACGGTTCACGTTGGTGCGAGTGAAAAGCACAAAGCCCTGACAGCGGATGCTTGGGGACGCGGCATTGATTACTTCAATCGCCGTTATCAAGGAATGCCTATCGTTTTGATCGGTGCGCCAAATGAAGTGGAAATCGCGAACGAAATCGTCGCGGCCGCTCCAAATGCAGCGATTACCAATCTGGTTGGCAAAACACGGATGAATGAATTGTTCACAGTTCTTAAGCGTTCTGAATTGCTTATCGGTTGCGACAGCGCTCCAATTCATATGGCTTCATTAACGGATACTCCGACATTGAACATCAGTATCGGAAATGTGAATTTCTGGGAAACCGGTCCTAAAGCGACTTTGGGCTTAATTTACCGAGTCGAAGAAGGTCAGGATGTCGTTCCAGAGCGTATCGGTGAAATCATCGCTCAGCTTTTGGAAGGCAACGCAGATCCAGAACTGATCATGCGCACGGGCGGCCTGGCAAGTTATGCCAAGGTTGAATCGGCGGAGAAAGAGTTCGCCTGGAACTTGGTTCAAGCCCTGTATTTGGGTGGCCAATTCCCCGTCGCGGAACGTATTGAAATCATTGAAGGCGCCATGAAACTGGATGAAATCAATGACTTCATGATGAGCCAATTTGCTTTGATTCATGAAAAAGGTGTGGAAGCCGTCGCGCCATTTATCGACGGTGGCGAAGATGTTATTAAGTCCATTAGCCGGATCGTACCGGAGTTGCGTCCTATGATTGACTGGTATCATGCGGAAAAAATCCGTGTGGCGCCAGGCACGCAAGAAGAGATCGTAGCTGCAACTTTGAGTGTTCATGAGCGTTTTAAACGCCATCTTCGTGTTTATGTTCCTCGTGACGAGAAAGTCACGACAGTGGAGGCCAAAGATGGAACGCTATAA
- a CDS encoding glycosyltransferase family 9 protein, whose amino-acid sequence MKILVVSLLRLGDIIQQQPLLKALREKNPQAQIHLLINRQFSHVEGLLTGLVDNYHYFDRDSLQRGLGEASFNILWSHHQLDQLVQTLNNENYQQVLNFTHNKLSAYLLGALQVPMKKGLHHFEGKFQGLENPWLRYFNDRFSGVQPSLFHYVELLGKSFDLPVQKAAAMPATKSKQVLFQCLTSDTKKNWGLNNFKKLKETIESSLVDYKVKVLCAPFEKESLKAYFTDSDLIACDLLGAQEMLKQSCLLVTGDTSIKHLASQLGVPTVEIVLGSSDWTKTAAYSAATEIVSAQVPCAPCSHSQACSQKSQICAEQITVDQVFAAVWDKLSKKASVSTVSIRDIERTSWSLQLDGGSQSHVLSYASTALQFSETFPKANLSQVLADARKLQAQYDTWLQALESSFPSRKEIAAKTQLKSQDIGEFILTAQDIIKSKKDAAGYFQSIVENLMTRFSSTLQFHEKMQAALAEVRELLQSRGQFIHSLEIVLKEGAYYAAGIGQLSIDGFEEAGRSLQRDREDAAI is encoded by the coding sequence ATGAAGATACTGGTCGTCTCGCTTTTACGTCTGGGAGATATTATTCAGCAGCAGCCTCTTTTAAAGGCGTTGCGTGAAAAGAATCCCCAGGCGCAAATCCATTTGTTGATCAATCGTCAGTTTTCTCATGTTGAGGGATTGCTGACGGGTTTGGTTGATAATTATCACTATTTCGACCGGGACTCGTTACAACGTGGCCTGGGCGAGGCGTCTTTTAATATCTTGTGGTCTCATCACCAGTTGGATCAACTGGTTCAGACTTTAAATAATGAAAACTATCAGCAAGTTTTAAACTTTACCCACAATAAGCTCAGCGCCTATTTGTTGGGGGCTTTGCAAGTACCGATGAAAAAAGGTCTTCATCATTTTGAAGGAAAATTCCAAGGATTGGAAAATCCTTGGCTTCGCTATTTCAATGACCGTTTTTCGGGTGTTCAGCCGTCGTTGTTTCATTATGTGGAGCTTTTAGGAAAGTCTTTCGATCTTCCAGTACAAAAAGCCGCGGCAATGCCAGCAACGAAATCCAAACAGGTTCTGTTTCAGTGTCTGACAAGTGATACGAAAAAGAACTGGGGCTTGAATAATTTTAAAAAACTTAAAGAGACCATCGAATCTTCACTGGTAGACTATAAGGTGAAGGTTCTTTGCGCTCCCTTTGAAAAAGAATCTCTTAAGGCCTATTTTACGGACTCAGATCTGATCGCTTGCGATTTGCTGGGTGCCCAGGAAATGTTGAAGCAGTCTTGTCTATTAGTGACGGGTGATACCAGCATCAAGCATTTGGCATCTCAATTAGGAGTGCCAACTGTTGAGATCGTATTGGGTAGCAGTGACTGGACAAAAACCGCCGCTTATTCTGCAGCGACTGAAATAGTCAGTGCGCAGGTGCCGTGTGCTCCTTGTTCGCATTCTCAGGCTTGTTCGCAAAAATCACAAATTTGCGCGGAACAGATCACTGTGGATCAGGTTTTTGCAGCCGTTTGGGATAAATTAAGTAAAAAGGCTTCGGTATCCACGGTCTCGATCCGCGATATCGAAAGAACTTCGTGGTCTTTGCAGCTTGATGGGGGCTCGCAGTCTCACGTTTTAAGCTATGCCAGCACCGCTCTTCAATTCTCTGAAACATTCCCTAAAGCAAATTTGAGTCAGGTGTTAGCGGACGCGCGCAAGCTGCAAGCTCAATACGACACTTGGTTGCAGGCTTTGGAATCGTCTTTCCCATCCCGTAAGGAGATTGCGGCAAAGACTCAATTGAAAAGCCAGGATATAGGCGAATTTATCCTGACGGCTCAAGATATTATTAAATCCAAAAAAGATGCGGCTGGGTATTTCCAGTCCATCGTTGAAAATCTGATGACTCGCTTTTCCAGCACGTTGCAATTTCATGAGAAAATGCAGGCAGCTCTTGCGGAAGTTCGCGAACTTTTGCAGTCGCGAGGTCAGTTCATTCACTCTTTAGAAATAGTTCTCAAGGAAGGGGCCTATTATGCAGCAGGAATTGGACAATTATCTATCGATGGCTTTGAAGAGGCTGGAAGAAGCTTACAAAGAGATCGTGAAGACGCAGCCATATAA
- the fliS gene encoding flagellar export chaperone FliS — MNKNAYQKYKQTSVQSASKEKILLMLYEGAIKFTKLAVKAIEEKKIADRGQNIGRAFDIIMELNNTLDHKVGGDVANQLEQLYMFMMEQYTKANISGDAAPLHANLKLLNTLYDGWVQAVEKLKKESDDGKKAG, encoded by the coding sequence ATGAATAAGAACGCGTATCAGAAATACAAACAGACTTCGGTGCAAAGTGCCAGCAAGGAAAAGATCCTTTTGATGCTTTATGAGGGTGCTATCAAGTTTACCAAACTTGCCGTTAAAGCCATTGAAGAGAAAAAGATCGCGGATCGTGGGCAGAATATCGGTAGAGCCTTCGATATCATCATGGAATTGAACAACACTCTTGATCATAAAGTCGGTGGCGATGTGGCAAACCAGCTGGAACAACTTTATATGTTCATGATGGAACAATACACCAAAGCAAACATCAGCGGAGATGCAGCACCACTTCATGCGAACTTGAAGTTGCTAAATACTTTGTATGATGGCTGGGTGCAAGCCGTAGAAAAACTCAAAAAAGAATCAGACGACGGAAAGAAAGCGGGTTAA
- the coaD gene encoding pantetheine-phosphate adenylyltransferase — protein sequence MASNIAVYPGSFDPITMGHVDIINRVAPLYSEVVILVAQSNQKQSMFTAQERKELIEKSLAHLKNVKVDFFEGLTIDYMKRNKAQVIIRGLRAVVDFEYELTMAQINKKIAPEIETLLMFASPEYYYISSRGVKELAVNGGELNGFVPDVVKEAITKKLKK from the coding sequence GTGGCGAGTAATATTGCAGTATATCCCGGCAGCTTTGATCCGATCACAATGGGCCACGTGGATATTATCAACCGTGTGGCGCCGCTGTACTCTGAAGTGGTGATTCTGGTGGCCCAATCGAATCAGAAGCAATCCATGTTCACAGCTCAAGAAAGAAAAGAACTGATCGAAAAATCTTTGGCGCATTTAAAAAACGTCAAAGTCGATTTTTTTGAAGGCTTGACCATTGATTATATGAAAAGGAACAAAGCCCAAGTGATCATTCGTGGTCTACGTGCGGTTGTGGACTTCGAATATGAATTAACGATGGCGCAGATTAATAAAAAGATCGCACCAGAAATTGAAACTCTTTTGATGTTTGCAAGTCCGGAGTATTACTACATCTCTTCACGTGGCGTGAAAGAGCTTGCAGTCAATGGTGGAGAATTAAACGGTTTTGTTCCTGACGTAGTTAAAGAGGCGATCACAAAAAAACTTAAAAAGTAG
- a CDS encoding response regulator, whose translation MKVLIVDDEALVRRSLSRAFRAKGHEVVEAENGNEGLEQWRKSTPDLVFLDVLMPGLTGPEVLKEIGTDRSGKVILMSAFAGEHNMETALQMGAEMFVPKPFEDIFAVVKMAEDLLS comes from the coding sequence GTGAAGGTACTGATTGTTGATGATGAAGCTTTAGTCCGTCGTTCTTTGTCCCGCGCTTTTCGTGCGAAAGGGCATGAGGTCGTTGAAGCTGAAAATGGCAACGAAGGCCTTGAACAGTGGAGGAAGTCCACACCGGATCTGGTATTTCTGGATGTATTGATGCCTGGCCTGACAGGCCCGGAAGTTTTAAAGGAAATCGGCACAGACCGTTCTGGTAAGGTGATTTTAATGTCTGCTTTTGCCGGAGAACATAACATGGAAACAGCTTTGCAGATGGGAGCTGAAATGTTTGTTCCGAAACCTTTCGAAGATATTTTTGCCGTTGTGAAAATGGCCGAGGATTTACTGTCATGA
- a CDS encoding lipopolysaccharide assembly protein LapB, protein MQMLENQFVQKSSENTEVNTSVENFQESSGRVYFDSVQALADFESETTNNKPQTNTDPRVSKYLQNADVLSKHGEYNLALNLLRQACNIDSKNSATLSMLSRCLEKIGKHDEALVALNAWNKVDYGFESLAWLAHALYRMGRDEQALEKYFEALSVLTEEDDQLFEVYKNMGNIYVRQGDFDGAEEYYNKAYTINTTSDVLLVNFGTLEVQRGDFDKSLYCFRKAVEINPQNDKAWVGLAMVHHQFGDTELAWANIDAALDINKKNRTAVHLAANWGLRDRQLQKAIEALEEYLAQVEQDEDMSLVLINLFCTASQMDQALLEIERVLLWNPDHREVRNLKKKITPSVKAA, encoded by the coding sequence ATGCAGATGTTGGAAAATCAGTTCGTTCAAAAGTCCAGTGAAAATACCGAAGTGAATACTTCAGTTGAGAACTTTCAGGAAAGTTCTGGAAGAGTCTATTTCGATTCTGTGCAAGCACTCGCTGACTTTGAATCAGAAACCACAAATAACAAACCACAAACGAATACCGACCCACGTGTTTCCAAGTATCTGCAGAATGCGGATGTACTTAGCAAACATGGTGAGTACAACCTTGCTCTGAATCTGTTGCGCCAAGCGTGTAACATCGATTCAAAAAATTCTGCGACACTGAGCATGTTGTCTCGTTGCCTCGAGAAAATCGGTAAGCATGATGAAGCCTTGGTGGCACTGAATGCCTGGAACAAAGTGGACTACGGCTTTGAAAGCCTGGCTTGGTTGGCTCACGCTCTATATAGAATGGGCCGTGATGAACAAGCTTTGGAAAAATACTTTGAAGCTTTGTCAGTATTGACTGAAGAAGACGATCAGCTTTTCGAAGTTTATAAAAATATGGGTAATATCTATGTTCGTCAGGGCGACTTCGACGGCGCAGAGGAGTACTACAATAAAGCTTATACTATTAATACAACGTCAGATGTGTTGTTGGTGAACTTCGGAACTTTGGAAGTGCAACGTGGGGATTTTGATAAATCTTTGTACTGCTTCCGTAAAGCCGTTGAGATCAATCCTCAAAATGACAAAGCGTGGGTAGGCTTAGCGATGGTTCATCACCAGTTCGGTGACACAGAACTGGCGTGGGCGAATATCGACGCCGCCTTGGATATCAATAAGAAAAACCGTACCGCGGTTCACTTGGCTGCCAATTGGGGGCTGCGTGATCGCCAGCTGCAAAAAGCCATCGAAGCTTTGGAAGAATATCTGGCACAGGTAGAGCAAGACGAAGACATGTCTTTGGTTTTGATCAATTTGTTCTGCACGGCAAGCCAAATGGATCAAGCATTGCTTGAGATCGAGCGTGTTCTTTTGTGGAACCCGGATCACCGCGAAGTAAGAAATCTGAAAAAGAAAATCACACCCTCAGTAAAGGCAGCATAA